One stretch of Cohnella algarum DNA includes these proteins:
- the rplC gene encoding 50S ribosomal protein L3: MKGILGRKIGMTQVFSANGNVVPVTVIEATPNVVLQKKTVDNDGYEAIQLGFSDKRAKLANKPETGHAKKANTAPKRYIREISGSSDLEVGAEVKVDLFAEGEFVDVTGISKGKGTAGAIKRWGFQRGKMTHGSKYHRGNGSLATIRDANRVPKGKKMHGRLGNETITIQNLEIVKVDVERNVILIKGSIPGARNSYVKVRSSVKK; the protein is encoded by the coding sequence ATGAAAGGAATCTTGGGACGTAAAATCGGGATGACGCAAGTGTTCTCCGCTAACGGCAACGTTGTGCCGGTTACGGTTATCGAAGCGACTCCGAACGTCGTGCTCCAGAAGAAAACGGTAGACAACGACGGTTACGAAGCGATCCAGCTGGGCTTCTCCGACAAACGCGCGAAACTGGCGAACAAACCGGAGACAGGTCACGCTAAAAAGGCCAACACGGCGCCCAAGCGCTACATCCGTGAAATCAGCGGTTCTTCCGACCTGGAAGTCGGTGCGGAAGTCAAAGTTGACCTGTTTGCTGAAGGTGAATTTGTTGACGTAACGGGTATTTCCAAAGGCAAAGGCACGGCCGGCGCCATCAAGCGTTGGGGCTTCCAACGCGGCAAGATGACCCACGGCTCCAAGTACCACCGCGGCAACGGTTCGCTCGCCACGATCCGCGACGCCAACCGCGTGCCGAAAGGCAAGAAAATGCACGGTCGTCTCGGCAACGAAACGATCACGATCCAAAACCTTGAAATCGTCAAGGTCGACGTCGAGCGCAACGTAATTCTGATCAAAGGCTCCATTCCGGGCGCTCGCAACAGCTACGTCAAAGTCCGCTCGTCGGTGAAGAAATAA
- the rplB gene encoding 50S ribosomal protein L2, producing MPVKKFKPTSPSRREMTMSTFEEITTSQPEKSLLAPLPKRGGRNHQGKITVRHQGGGHKRKYRIIDFKRNKDGVPGRVASIEYDPNRTSYIALINYLDGEKRYIVAPKGLKVGDEIQSGADADIKVGNALPLENIPVGTVIHNIELKPGKGGQLVRAAGTEAQLLGKEEKYVTIRLASGEIRRVLKQCRATIGTVGNQDHELINVGKAGRSRNMGKRPVVRGVVMNPVDHPHGGGEGRAPIGRKSPMSPWGKPTLGYKTRKKKKASSQYIVRRRK from the coding sequence GTGCCAGTCAAAAAGTTTAAACCGACATCGCCTAGCCGTCGCGAAATGACGATGTCCACGTTTGAAGAAATTACGACGTCGCAGCCGGAGAAATCGCTTCTCGCGCCTTTGCCGAAACGCGGCGGCCGCAACCACCAGGGTAAAATCACGGTCCGTCACCAAGGCGGCGGCCACAAGCGGAAATACCGGATCATCGACTTCAAGCGGAACAAGGACGGCGTGCCCGGACGCGTCGCTTCGATCGAATACGATCCGAACCGTACTTCTTACATCGCCCTGATCAACTACCTGGACGGAGAGAAACGCTACATCGTCGCTCCCAAAGGCTTGAAAGTCGGCGACGAAATCCAATCCGGCGCGGATGCGGACATCAAGGTCGGCAACGCATTGCCGCTTGAAAACATCCCGGTCGGTACGGTTATCCACAACATCGAATTGAAGCCCGGCAAAGGCGGACAGCTCGTTCGCGCCGCCGGCACCGAAGCTCAGCTGCTCGGCAAAGAAGAAAAATACGTTACGATTCGTCTTGCTTCCGGCGAAATCCGCCGCGTTCTGAAGCAATGCCGCGCGACGATCGGCACCGTGGGCAACCAAGACCATGAGCTGATCAACGTCGGCAAAGCCGGACGCTCGCGCAACATGGGCAAACGTCCCGTTGTCCGCGGCGTCGTCATGAACCCGGTCGATCACCCGCACGGCGGCGGCGAAGGCCGCGCTCCGATCGGTCGCAAGTCGCCGATGTCCCCTTGGGGCAAACCGACGCTCGGCTACAAAACCCGCAAGAAGAAAAAAGCTTCAAGCCAATATATTGTTCGCCGCCGCAAGTAA
- the rplW gene encoding 50S ribosomal protein L23 has protein sequence MKNPRDIIKRPVITERTSEFIDQLKYVFEVDIKANKTEIKQAVEQIFKVKVASVNTMRVPPKPRRYGRHSGYSSEWKKAIVQLSADSKPLEFFEASV, from the coding sequence ATGAAAAACCCTCGCGATATTATTAAACGGCCGGTCATCACGGAACGCACGAGCGAGTTCATCGATCAGCTCAAATACGTGTTCGAAGTTGACATCAAGGCTAACAAAACGGAAATCAAGCAAGCCGTCGAACAAATTTTCAAGGTGAAGGTCGCCAGCGTCAACACGATGCGCGTGCCGCCGAAGCCTCGCCGTTACGGTCGCCACTCCGGGTACTCCTCGGAATGGAAGAAAGCGATCGTGCAACTGTCCGCGGACAGCAAGCCGCTCGAATTTTTCGAAGCGTCTGTATAA
- the rplD gene encoding 50S ribosomal protein L4: MPKVTVYNVDGGQVGEFDLPESVFGVNPNTHVLHSAVVNQLASVRQGTHKTKGRSEVRGGGRKPWKQKGTGRARQGSIRSPQWKGGGTVFGPTPRSYGFKLPRKVRRLAIKSALSSKVIGGEIIVLDALSMAAPKTKEFAKILNNLKVERKALVVTADYENNVALSARNIPGVKFVSASGINVLDVMVHDKLIITKDAVAKVEEVFA; this comes from the coding sequence ATGCCGAAAGTGACTGTATATAACGTGGACGGCGGCCAAGTCGGCGAATTCGACTTGCCCGAGAGCGTGTTCGGAGTTAATCCGAATACTCACGTGCTGCACAGCGCAGTCGTGAATCAGCTCGCATCCGTTCGCCAAGGCACGCACAAAACGAAAGGCCGTTCCGAAGTTCGCGGCGGCGGCCGCAAACCATGGAAACAAAAAGGCACGGGCCGCGCCCGTCAAGGCAGCATCCGCTCTCCGCAATGGAAAGGCGGCGGCACCGTTTTCGGACCGACTCCGCGCAGCTACGGCTTCAAACTGCCGCGCAAAGTTCGCCGTCTGGCGATCAAATCGGCTTTGTCCAGCAAAGTGATCGGGGGCGAAATTATCGTTCTCGACGCGCTGAGCATGGCCGCTCCGAAAACGAAAGAATTCGCGAAAATTTTGAACAACCTCAAAGTCGAGCGCAAGGCGCTTGTCGTTACCGCCGACTACGAGAACAACGTGGCCCTGTCCGCACGCAACATCCCGGGAGTGAAGTTCGTCTCCGCCTCCGGAATCAACGTGCTTGACGTCATGGTGCATGACAAGCTCATCATCACCAAAGATGCGGTCGCCAAAGTCGAGGAGGTATTCGCGTAA
- the rpsJ gene encoding 30S ribosomal protein S10: MAKQKIRIRLKAYDHRILDQSAEKIVDTAKRTGAGVSGPIPLPTEKQVITILRAVHKYKDSREQFEMRTHKRLIDIVNPTPQTVDALMRLDLPSGVDIEIKL; encoded by the coding sequence ATGGCGAAGCAAAAAATCCGTATCCGTTTGAAAGCCTACGATCACCGCATTCTCGATCAATCCGCGGAAAAAATCGTAGACACGGCTAAACGTACCGGCGCCGGCGTATCGGGACCGATCCCGCTGCCGACCGAAAAACAGGTCATCACGATTTTGCGCGCGGTACACAAGTACAAGGATTCGCGGGAACAATTCGAAATGCGTACGCACAAGCGCTTGATTGACATCGTCAATCCGACACCGCAAACGGTCGACGCATTGATGCGTCTCGACTTGCCGTCCGGCGTGGACATCGAAATCAAGCTCTAA